Below is a window of Yersinia kristensenii DNA.
AAAAGCCACTGTTTCGCGTGTTTTGTCGGGCAAAGGTTATGTCAGTGATGCAACTAAAAATCAGGTCTTTAAAGCGATTGAAGAGACCGGATATCGACCAAACTTACTGGCGAGAAATCTGGCGACAAATAAATCTGAATGCATCGGATTGGTGGTAACCAATACTCTGTATAACGGCAGTTACTTTAATGAAATACTGTCTCAGGCGGCGCAAAAATTAGAAAATAATGGCCGTCAGTTGGTACTGGTTGATGGGAAACACAGTGCTGAAGAGGAACAAGAGGCTATTCAATTTCTGCTCGATTTACGCTGTGATGCCATAATCATTTATCCCCGGTTTTTAACTGTTGACGCTATGGATCTTATTATTGATAAATATAAACAGCCGATTATGGTGGTGAACAGAAAACTGCGAAAAAACTATAGCCATTGTATTTTTTGTGATCATAAAGGCTCGAGCTATAACGCAACTAAATATCTTATTGACCAGGGCCATCAGGATATCGCCTTTATTACTGGTTCACTTGATTCACCTACCGCAATTGAGCGCCTTTCCGGCTATAAGGCAGCATTAACTGAATTTTCGCTACCCGTTCAAGACAAACTTATCGTGCAAGGTAAATGGACACCAGCAAGTGGTGCCACTGCGATTGAGTCTTTATTAACCAGTCAGTTACCTTTCAGCGCAATTATCGCCAGTAATGATGATATGGCCATTGGTGCGATGAAGAAATTAAATGAAGCCGGTTTAAAAATCCCTGAGGATATTTCCATCATTGGGTTTGATAATATTCCTATTGCGCCTTTCCTACTTCCGCCATTATCCAGTATCAAAGACCCCGTCAGTGGCATGATAAATGAGGTCATTAATCGGCTAATATCCATGCTAGATGGCGGCTATTTATCAAATGAAAATATATTCCAATCTGAATTACTCATCAGAGATTCTGTCAGTAAAGGGCCTTTCTTTAACTCACTCAAAGCAAAATAGCGATTATTGATTATAATATGGCCGATAAAAAAGGAGCCAAAGGCTCCCCAGACTACTGACAAAGTCAAATAAAGGGGAAACGTGCCGTTGGGGTCGTAACGGCATAAGCCGTCGAAGCGCCCCTAGGTACGGTTAACCCTTTATTCACTGTACTATAAATAGCTTTGTCATTAACCTCAGGAGCCAAAGGCGCCTTCAAATAAAGCAACACACGTTATTTAACCCGAACACCTTCGACTGACAAAATCAGTTCAACTTCCTGTGAAGCCGGGCCTAAGTCAGTGGTGATATTAAAGTCTTTCAGCTTAATATTACCGTTAGCTTCAAAACCGGCGCGATAACCACCCCAGGGGTCATTACCCTGCCCGGTCAGTTTACTTTCCAAGGTCACTGGCTTAGTGACGCCATTTAATGTCAGATTACCGACCACGGTATAACCTTCGCCATTTTTCTTCACTTCGGTCGACTCAAATGTCGCCTGTGGGAATTTACTGACATTCAGGAATTCTTTACTGCGCAGATGTTTATCACGTTCAGCATGATTGGTATCAACGCTATTGGTATTGATCACCACATTGACTTTATCAGCCGCAGGATCTTTCTCATCAAAAGTGAAAGACCCATCGAAATCATTAAAACTGCCATATAACCAGCTATAGCCTAAGTGTTTAATCCGGAACTCGATAAAGGCGTGTTGACCTTCTTTATCAAATTTATATTCGGCGGCTACAGCGCTACCTGCAGTAAACATCAGTGCGCCTACAGTCAGGCCCAAGAGGGTCTTATTAAACATGCTTAATTCTCCATAATACAGTTGGTTAATCGGTGCTACGTCCCAGCATCCGTTTGAGGGTAATATCACCATCAATAACATGGTGTTTAATTGCGGCGAGTCCATGCAATAGTGAAAGTACTACAACAGCCCAAGCCAGATAAAGATGTACAATACCAGCGGTATCAGCTTGATCAGGTAAGCCCGTTAATGTGGCAGGAACAGCAAACCAGCCAAATACATTGATTGGTTGCCCATCAGCCGTCGAGATTAAATAACCGCTGAACATAATAGAAAATAAAATAATATATAAAACCAAATGCGCTAATAATGCACTGACGCGTGTAAAGCGGCTATAGCTTGACAATGGCTTTGGCGGTGGCGAAATAAAGCGCCAGATCACCCGAAATAACATCACGGCGAATAATATACAGCCAATACTCTTATGTATTTCTGGTGCCTGATGATACCAGCCATCATAGTACCCCAGAGTCACCATCCATAAACCAAGGGCAAACAGTGAATATACAGTTAATGCCACCAGCCAGTGGACACTAATAGTGATACGGCCGAACTGCTCCTTGGTATTTTTCCAAAGCATAATGATTCCCTTTTGCTCAATTTATAGAGCAATAGTCAAACATTATGAAATATAAAATCAACACTTATTTGACATAAGATATATTTTTATAACGGCAATCAGTTAATTTGGAACAGTTGAACATTACTCGGTCAATATAACTGTTGGACTTTACTTAACCTGACATAAGTACTCTGCAGCAACGGCAGCTTGGATATATATTTATTTTTAGATGAAAACAGCCTCCTTAATAAGAGACTATTTTTGAGGGGACGGCTATTGAGGAGACGGTTACTGAGGAGACTGTTGCAGTGTCCAGTTCAATACCTGCGAGACCAACTGATCACTTGCTAAGCCAAAGGCCGCTACCACTTCATTCATCTGCGCGCCTTTAATAGGCTGGCGAACTTCAAAATGACGAGTCGCCATAATTCTACGATCTGAAATTCTCACCAACCGGGCATCAAAACGGATCAGCACTTCACTGTTACCTGCTTGATATACGCCCTGAAATGCCGATAAGTCGCCGCTCAATTCTACATCAGCTTGAAGACTATCATCATCACTGCTGACGGCAGGAATTCGCCCATCCGTGCGGAATTCTTGAATCAGGCGATTACGCACCAAAATAGGGGCGGGATCAGTCCAGCGCGAATTTTTATAGACCGCGATTTCCTGCCCGTCGGGCTGAACAGCAATACGCGAACTATTGATAAACTGGTTGGTCGCCGGTTGTGAAACCCTCAGTGACCAATTCACGGTCTGCGCGCGCGGTGCATTTGCCGCTGGGGGCACTGGCAGCAGATAAACCTGTGATATCGGCGCAGTCGGTAAAATAGTGCAAGCTGACAACAATATAACCAGCATGGGTAACATCAACAGCCTGCTACGACGGCCTGCGGAGTGCATTATCTTCAGTGATATCATCGAGGCGTAAACTCCTGTGTTCTTTCACGACCACGCAGCAGAGCCGCAGGGTTTTCTTCTAAACGGGAAACGGCAGCACGTAATGTGGCTAATGTTCTGCGTAATTCATCAACGGCAGGCCCCAACTCATTCATCCCTTGCATACCATTATTGAGTGAAGTTTGATTTTCACTGACCAATTTATTGAGGATAATGCTGGTATTTTGCAACGATGCCATAGTCTTAGCGGCATCATTAACCAGCTGTTTACCTTGCCCGTCCATCAAGCCATTAGCACTGCGCAATAAGCGATTGGTTTGCGCCAGTGTCTCATTGGCCTGTTTGCTGGCCTGGGCTAACTGCTGCAGCATGGTGCGAATATCTTGGCGTTGGTCGGCTACAGTCTGGGTGACAAGTGCGAGATTATCCAGCGTGGTGATCAGCCGCTGCTGATTATCAGGGGCCAGTAGTTGGTTCAGCCGCATCAGCACTTCATTGGCATTACTCATGAAATTCTCACCATTCGCCAGTAATTGGCTCATCGGTGACGGCGTGGCGATAATAATAGGAATTTCACCATCTTTGCCCTCTAATAGCGGGCTTGACGGGGTGCTGCTGCTGAATTGAATGTTTGAGGTGCCGGTGATGCCCGCCACCGTCAGCCGGGCTTGAGTATCCTCGCGGATCGGCGTGGATGCTGACACGCGGATCCGCGCCCAAACCTTATTGGGGTCTTCACTGTCCAAACGCAGTTGGATCACTTCGCCGACCCGAATCCCGCTGTATTGCACAGTGCTCCCTTGAGACAACCCGCTTACCGGCTCATTGAAGACAATATCGTAGAGCTTGAACTGGCGGTTAGAGCCAGCATTTGTCAGCCACAGACAGAATAGCAACGCGGCGCTGACCACAATGAGAGTGAACAAACCAATGACAACATGGTGAGCACGGGTTTCCATTTACAACCTCTCTTCGCTATTAATCGCTGCCGCCGCTTGATAAGCAGCCCGCCCACGTGGGCCATGAAAATACGCTTGAATCCAGTCATCATCAGTTGCAGCCACCTTATCCAAGGTATCCACTACCAGCACTTTCTTTTGTGACAACACGGCCACACGATCACACAGGGTATAGAGCGTATCCAGGTCGTGAGTGACCAGAAATACCGTCAAATTCAGTGCATCGCGCAAGGTGCGGATCAAACTGTCAAACGCCGCCGCACCAATAGGATCAAGGCCTGCCGTCGGCTCGTCGAGAAACAGAATATCCGGGTCTAATGCCAACGCGCGGGCCAAAGCAACACGTTTGACCATCCCGCCCGACAGTGAAGCGGGATATTTACTGCCGGCCCCCGGTGGTAGCCCCGCCAATGCCAGCTTAACTTGCGCTAACCGCTCGGCCTCGCCACGTGGCAGGCCCGCATTTTCGATTAATGGCAAGGCCACGTTTTCTGTCACCGTCAGAGAACTGAATAATGCGCCGCGTTGAAACAATACACCAAATCGGCGTTCAACCTGAGAACGAGCCTGGCCCGATAATGTCATTAAATCCTGACCAAATACATGAATCTGCCCAGCGGTTGGACGGCGTAGCCCGACAATACTGCGTAACAACACCGACTTACCGGTACCTGACCCGCCAACAACACCAAGAACTTCGCCGCGCTGTACATCAAGATTGAGGTCTTGGTGCACACACTGCTGGCCAAAGCAGTTAACCAGATTACGAATTTGAATGATGGGTTCTTGCGTCATTTGGCTCACCAGCCCATTTCCATGAAAAATAGCGCCGCGACGGCATCAAGCAAAATCACCACAAAGATGGAATGCACCACACTGGTGGTGGTGTGCACCCCGACAGACTCAGCACTGCCGGTGACTTTGAACCCCTCCAGACAACCAATAATAGCAATCAGGAAGGCGAAAATAGGCGCTTTGCTTATCCCCACCAGAAAATGCTGCAATCCGTTACTGTTTTGCATAATCGAGAGAAACATGGTGGGAGAGATATCGAGTGTTAAAGCACACACCACCATGCCGCCGAAAATACCACACACCATGCCAATAAAGGTCAACATCGGTAATGAAACCAACAGCGCCAACACCCGTGGCAGCACCAATAGCTCCACCGGATTTAACCCCAATGTTTGGATGGCGTCGATTTCTTCATTGGCTTTCATCAGCCCGATTTCAGCGGTAAAGGCGCTGGCGGTGCGTCCTGCCATCAAAATGGCGGTGAGCAACACGGCAAACTCGCGCAGAAATGAAAACACCACTAAATCAACGGTGAAAATACCTGCACCAAAAGTGGTTAATACTGTCGCCCCGAGGAAAGCAATGACCGCTCCGACCAGAAAAGTCAGCAGCATAATGATAGGAACCGCATTCAGGCCAATTTGTTGAATATTGGCAATCAACGATGTCATACGCCAGCGCGAAGGCCGGAAAATCGTGCTAAATAAGGCCTCAAGTGTCAGGCCGACAAAACCCAGTAACGACTTGATATCTTGCCATAAATTATCCACCGACCGGCCGGTATTTGCCAATAACTCAAGCCAAAATGGCGGTAACTTTTCTGACGATGCAGCGGTTAAATCTGGCAACACCCGGCTCACTGTTTCCAGCAAAATGCGGCGTTCTTCCGGCAATTTAGGGGCGAGATCACGAAGGTTATTAATGCGCGACTCACCTAGCAGCAGGGCTAATAAGGTGGCACCGGCGGTATCCAAAGCGCCCAATTGGTTGAGATCAAAAACGACTGACGGGGGCGGATTGGTACGAAATTGCGCCACGACCGGTTCTAAATCGCGGTAATGTGCCAGCACCCAATCCCCTTTGACGAAGACCCGGACAGGTTGAGCAGAGCTGTCGATATCGAGTTGTGCTGTAAACGGCCGCGCGGTCATAGAGAAAGCCTTACTCTTTAGTGGAATACGGTTTTGATACTATTTAACTATAAAGCTATCAAAACTCACATCGCTACCTTAAATAGGTATATCACACACTTTACTCAGTGTAATAACTAAAGAGTAAGGACTGTTTACTTAACAGTCCTTAATTTCTGGCGGCTAATAGGTGGCATTGTCATGCGGCGCTTTTTCCCACTGCGACACACGCTGCCCCGGCATCGCAAACCACACAACGGCCGCAAGTAGAATCAGCAAAGCACTGGCGGTGCCCAAGACCAAACTGTGCGAAGCGGAGAAAGCGAGTTTGGCACTGTTGAGCAGAGCTTCATATCCACCAAGGTTATTGACCACCTGAATGGTTTCGCTAATGGAGGCACTGGCCTGCTCGACTAAACTCACCGGCAAGTCTTCTGGCAGCACAATTGAGGCGGTATAGGCTCGCGATAGCATCAAGCCAAAAATAGCCACCCCCAGCCCTGCGCCCAACTCATAAGCCATGCCCTCAACCGCCCCCGCCGCGCCGGCTTTTTCAGGGGGCGCGGCACTCATGATTGCCGCAGTAGAAGCCAATAGAGAAGCTTCAATACTAAAGCCGAGCAATATCATCCACCCCCATGCCAGATAAACCTGCGTGGCAAAATCTGTCCAGGCCAATCCCAGAAAACTCAATGAGCTCAATGCAATACCGGCACTGGCGACGGTGCGCAACCCCAGTTTGGCCACTAACCACCCCGATAGCGGCCCGCTCACTCCGCTGGCTATCATCAGTGGCAGCAAAAATATCCCGGCCTCAAGCGGAGTTTTCCCTAACACAAACTGCAATTCTTGCGTCAGAAGTAATTCAAACCCCACCAGGGTTATCATCGCTGTCATCGCCATGACCATACCCACGGCGATAACTCGCTGACTTATCAACCGAAAATCGATCATTGGAGCGGATGCGGATAATTGATGGCGCACAAAAGCAAATAACATCACGCCGCCTGCGAATGCTGTCAGTGCCGTCATCAACGGATCGCCGTTACCGCGCAACCCAGTCTTAGCGGCATAAACCAACATCAGGATCGCGCTCACCAATACCAATGCTGGCGCTAATTTCCACGTCTGTTCAGTGCGCATTGGCTGCTGCGGAATAACCACCAATGTAGCAATAACTACCGCAATAATAATGGGGATATTAATCAGGAAAACCGAGCCCCAATAGAAGTATTCCATTAACAGCCCACCGACCAGCGGCCCCATCGCCGCGCCCATGGTGCCGATAGCAACCCAAATCCCTAACGCTAAAGCCCTTTCGCGTTCATCGGTAAAGATATGGCGCACCGCAGACAATGTCGCGGGCAGAATCATCGCCGCGCCAATCGCCAAAAAGGCGCGCGCAGCAATCAACGCCGCCACCGAGGGCGCCAAAGCAGCGCCCAGAGAGGC
It encodes the following:
- a CDS encoding LacI family DNA-binding transcriptional regulator, encoding MSTMQEVAKKAGVSKATVSRVLSGKGYVSDATKNQVFKAIEETGYRPNLLARNLATNKSECIGLVVTNTLYNGSYFNEILSQAAQKLENNGRQLVLVDGKHSAEEEQEAIQFLLDLRCDAIIIYPRFLTVDAMDLIIDKYKQPIMVVNRKLRKNYSHCIFCDHKGSSYNATKYLIDQGHQDIAFITGSLDSPTAIERLSGYKAALTEFSLPVQDKLIVQGKWTPASGATAIESLLTSQLPFSAIIASNDDMAIGAMKKLNEAGLKIPEDISIIGFDNIPIAPFLLPPLSSIKDPVSGMINEVINRLISMLDGGYLSNENIFQSELLIRDSVSKGPFFNSLKAK
- a CDS encoding YceI family protein, encoding MFNKTLLGLTVGALMFTAGSAVAAEYKFDKEGQHAFIEFRIKHLGYSWLYGSFNDFDGSFTFDEKDPAADKVNVVINTNSVDTNHAERDKHLRSKEFLNVSKFPQATFESTEVKKNGEGYTVVGNLTLNGVTKPVTLESKLTGQGNDPWGGYRAGFEANGNIKLKDFNITTDLGPASQEVELILSVEGVRVK
- a CDS encoding cytochrome b — its product is MLWKNTKEQFGRITISVHWLVALTVYSLFALGLWMVTLGYYDGWYHQAPEIHKSIGCILFAVMLFRVIWRFISPPPKPLSSYSRFTRVSALLAHLVLYIILFSIMFSGYLISTADGQPINVFGWFAVPATLTGLPDQADTAGIVHLYLAWAVVVLSLLHGLAAIKHHVIDGDITLKRMLGRSTD
- a CDS encoding ABC-type transport auxiliary lipoprotein family protein, giving the protein MISLKIMHSAGRRSRLLMLPMLVILLSACTILPTAPISQVYLLPVPPAANAPRAQTVNWSLRVSQPATNQFINSSRIAVQPDGQEIAVYKNSRWTDPAPILVRNRLIQEFRTDGRIPAVSSDDDSLQADVELSGDLSAFQGVYQAGNSEVLIRFDARLVRISDRRIMATRHFEVRQPIKGAQMNEVVAAFGLASDQLVSQVLNWTLQQSPQ
- a CDS encoding MlaD family protein, whose protein sequence is METRAHHVVIGLFTLIVVSAALLFCLWLTNAGSNRQFKLYDIVFNEPVSGLSQGSTVQYSGIRVGEVIQLRLDSEDPNKVWARIRVSASTPIREDTQARLTVAGITGTSNIQFSSSTPSSPLLEGKDGEIPIIIATPSPMSQLLANGENFMSNANEVLMRLNQLLAPDNQQRLITTLDNLALVTQTVADQRQDIRTMLQQLAQASKQANETLAQTNRLLRSANGLMDGQGKQLVNDAAKTMASLQNTSIILNKLVSENQTSLNNGMQGMNELGPAVDELRRTLATLRAAVSRLEENPAALLRGRERTQEFTPR
- a CDS encoding ABC transporter ATP-binding protein — its product is MTQEPIIQIRNLVNCFGQQCVHQDLNLDVQRGEVLGVVGGSGTGKSVLLRSIVGLRRPTAGQIHVFGQDLMTLSGQARSQVERRFGVLFQRGALFSSLTVTENVALPLIENAGLPRGEAERLAQVKLALAGLPPGAGSKYPASLSGGMVKRVALARALALDPDILFLDEPTAGLDPIGAAAFDSLIRTLRDALNLTVFLVTHDLDTLYTLCDRVAVLSQKKVLVVDTLDKVAATDDDWIQAYFHGPRGRAAYQAAAAINSEERL
- a CDS encoding MlaE family ABC transporter permease — translated: MTARPFTAQLDIDSSAQPVRVFVKGDWVLAHYRDLEPVVAQFRTNPPPSVVFDLNQLGALDTAGATLLALLLGESRINNLRDLAPKLPEERRILLETVSRVLPDLTAASSEKLPPFWLELLANTGRSVDNLWQDIKSLLGFVGLTLEALFSTIFRPSRWRMTSLIANIQQIGLNAVPIIMLLTFLVGAVIAFLGATVLTTFGAGIFTVDLVVFSFLREFAVLLTAILMAGRTASAFTAEIGLMKANEEIDAIQTLGLNPVELLVLPRVLALLVSLPMLTFIGMVCGIFGGMVVCALTLDISPTMFLSIMQNSNGLQHFLVGISKAPIFAFLIAIIGCLEGFKVTGSAESVGVHTTTSVVHSIFVVILLDAVAALFFMEMGW
- a CDS encoding MFS transporter, with translation MSKKWIIFYVIILMYLPVSIDATVLHVAAPRLGIALAATGSELLWIIDIYSLVMACLLLPMGALGDRIGFKRLALLGSVLFGLASLGAALAPSVAALIAARAFLAIGAAMILPATLSAVRHIFTDERERALALGIWVAIGTMGAAMGPLVGGLLMEYFYWGSVFLINIPIIIAVVIATLVVIPQQPMRTEQTWKLAPALVLVSAILMLVYAAKTGLRGNGDPLMTALTAFAGGVMLFAFVRHQLSASAPMIDFRLISQRVIAVGMVMAMTAMITLVGFELLLTQELQFVLGKTPLEAGIFLLPLMIASGVSGPLSGWLVAKLGLRTVASAGIALSSLSFLGLAWTDFATQVYLAWGWMILLGFSIEASLLASTAAIMSAAPPEKAGAAGAVEGMAYELGAGLGVAIFGLMLSRAYTASIVLPEDLPVSLVEQASASISETIQVVNNLGGYEALLNSAKLAFSASHSLVLGTASALLILLAAVVWFAMPGQRVSQWEKAPHDNATY